A stretch of Bacillus pseudomycoides DNA encodes these proteins:
- a CDS encoding penicillin-binding protein, giving the protein MKMNMNKFHTNKGAGYFMIVFLLLFLLLLARFFYIQATGTVHGQDLKTLAQDKHNKNGVLEANRGTIYDQNGHVLAQDANSYKLVAELKGEDPVKDKEDTAKKLAGVFGKGEDEILAALNKDKNQVEFGTLGKNLTKETKEQIEALKIPGISFVTEKARVYPNGDFASYVLGHAKPDDKTGIAVGEFGLEKSLDKYLRASNGSVAYTGDRRGVSLDGGKQSVKPPKNGENVYLTIDQRIQGFLEEAMKAADQHYEPAMLIGVVADPKTGKILGMSSRPSYDPNKRDIEYFLNDPIANAYEPGSTMKIFTLAAAINEGVYNGQEYYQSGTYPVGNRKIKDHNGGAGWGSITFDEGVERSSNVAFAILGDQKLGPERFRQYIHKFGLDEKTGIDLPNEGKNTIVFEQQIQQVTTAFGQGSTVTPIQLVQAATAIANDGKMMKPYTIDRIVDPITNKAELQNKPEEVGQPVTKETAAQVRQLLEQVVTSPKGTGNAYKIDGYSVGGKTGTAQIPDGKGGYMTGKENYIFSFLGMAPMEDPQLIVYLAIKQPKLKDNEYGAQPLAEMFKSVTKNSLEYLKIKPNEVKDSKKYVKEQQAVVPDVTEKTMEEAKATLEKAKFRPIILGEGKVKQQVPKATEKTLKGDRVFLVGDKSLMPNVQGWALRDVMNLAKTLNLNLKPSGTGYVTEQSVAEGTPLQPGTELAVTLVPPLEPQQEAENP; this is encoded by the coding sequence ATGAAGATGAATATGAACAAATTTCATACCAATAAAGGAGCAGGTTACTTTATGATAGTTTTCCTCCTGCTCTTTTTGCTATTGCTAGCCCGATTCTTTTATATTCAAGCGACAGGAACAGTACATGGTCAAGATTTAAAGACACTTGCGCAAGACAAGCATAATAAAAATGGTGTACTTGAAGCGAATCGCGGAACAATTTATGATCAAAATGGACACGTGTTAGCGCAGGATGCGAACTCATACAAGCTTGTTGCAGAGTTAAAAGGCGAGGATCCTGTAAAAGATAAAGAGGATACCGCAAAAAAACTCGCAGGTGTATTTGGAAAAGGCGAAGATGAAATTTTAGCAGCTTTAAACAAAGATAAGAATCAAGTAGAGTTTGGAACATTAGGAAAGAACTTGACGAAAGAAACGAAAGAACAAATAGAAGCTCTTAAGATACCAGGCATTTCATTTGTTACAGAAAAGGCTAGGGTATATCCGAATGGAGATTTTGCATCTTATGTATTAGGGCATGCAAAACCTGATGATAAGACGGGAATTGCAGTGGGGGAGTTTGGATTAGAAAAGAGTCTAGATAAGTACTTACGTGCTTCAAATGGAAGTGTAGCATATACAGGAGATCGTAGAGGGGTTTCTCTTGATGGTGGAAAACAAAGTGTAAAGCCGCCAAAAAATGGAGAAAATGTGTATTTAACGATTGATCAACGAATTCAAGGCTTTTTAGAAGAGGCGATGAAGGCAGCTGATCAGCACTATGAACCTGCCATGCTAATTGGAGTGGTTGCAGATCCGAAAACAGGAAAAATACTAGGAATGTCTAGTCGACCTAGCTATGATCCAAATAAGCGTGATATTGAATATTTTTTAAATGATCCAATTGCAAATGCATATGAGCCGGGATCTACAATGAAAATTTTCACATTAGCTGCAGCGATTAATGAAGGTGTGTATAACGGTCAAGAATACTACCAGTCAGGTACGTATCCAGTTGGAAATCGTAAAATAAAAGATCATAATGGTGGTGCAGGTTGGGGGTCTATTACATTCGATGAAGGTGTTGAGCGTTCTTCTAACGTTGCATTTGCTATTTTAGGAGATCAAAAACTTGGTCCAGAGCGTTTCCGTCAATATATTCATAAATTCGGATTGGATGAAAAAACTGGTATTGATTTACCTAATGAAGGCAAAAATACAATTGTATTTGAGCAGCAAATTCAACAGGTAACAACAGCGTTTGGACAAGGATCTACTGTAACGCCAATACAGCTTGTACAAGCGGCAACTGCAATCGCAAATGATGGGAAAATGATGAAGCCTTATACCATTGATCGAATTGTGGATCCAATAACGAATAAAGCAGAATTACAGAATAAACCAGAAGAAGTAGGACAACCAGTTACAAAAGAAACAGCAGCACAAGTAAGACAATTATTAGAACAAGTGGTTACATCGCCAAAAGGAACAGGGAATGCGTATAAAATCGATGGATACTCTGTCGGGGGTAAAACGGGAACAGCACAAATTCCGGATGGAAAAGGTGGATATATGACAGGGAAAGAAAATTATATTTTCTCATTCCTTGGTATGGCACCAATGGAGGACCCACAGTTAATTGTTTACCTTGCAATTAAGCAACCGAAATTAAAAGATAATGAATATGGGGCTCAGCCTCTTGCAGAAATGTTTAAATCTGTAACAAAAAATAGCTTAGAGTATTTGAAAATTAAACCGAATGAAGTGAAAGATTCGAAGAAATATGTGAAAGAGCAACAGGCAGTTGTTCCAGATGTGACTGAGAAAACGATGGAAGAGGCAAAAGCAACATTAGAAAAAGCCAAATTCCGTCCGATTATACTAGGTGAAGGAAAAGTAAAACAACAGGTACCGAAAGCGACTGAAAAAACGTTGAAGGGCGATCGAGTCTTTTTAGTAGGAGATAAATCGTTGATGCCAAATGTACAAGGATGGGCACTTCGTGATGTAATGAATTTAGCAAAGACGTTAAATCTGAATTTGAAACCATCCGGCACAGGATATGTGACAGAACAAAGTGTTGCGGAAGGGACGCCATTACAACCTGGTACAGAACTGGCTGTAACACTTGTACCGCCGCTCGAACCACAGCAAGAGGCAGAAAATCCATAA
- the ftsL gene encoding cell division protein FtsL, whose protein sequence is MTNLAVKYKQQQMQEQVQEQIQVPQQKVQPKVKTKITRIEKILYVAFVGFLLYACVAFIGNKAGLYQVNEKAAKIENSIVEQQKTNQELQAEVEKLSRYERIAEIAKKHGLEINANNVKGLH, encoded by the coding sequence ATGACAAATTTAGCTGTAAAGTATAAACAGCAACAAATGCAAGAACAAGTACAAGAACAAATTCAAGTTCCACAGCAAAAAGTACAACCAAAGGTAAAAACAAAAATTACAAGAATTGAAAAAATATTGTATGTGGCTTTTGTTGGGTTTTTATTATATGCTTGCGTTGCTTTTATTGGAAATAAAGCTGGATTGTACCAAGTGAATGAGAAAGCAGCGAAAATAGAGAATTCAATTGTGGAACAACAAAAAACAAATCAAGAATTACAAGCTGAAGTAGAAAAGTTAAGTCGCTATGAGCGTATCGCAGAAATTGCAAAAAAACACGGGCTAGAAATTAATGCGAATAATGTGAAGGGTTTACATTAA
- the rsmH gene encoding 16S rRNA (cytosine(1402)-N(4))-methyltransferase RsmH: MFKHVTVLLKETVDGLDIKPGGTYVDCTLGGGGHSSYLLSQLTEGGKLIAFDQDEVAIQNAKEKFSSYGDQFVTVKSNFRYLSEKLHELGITEVDGILFDLGVSSPQLDTPERGFSYHHDAPLDMRMDQDASLTAYDVVNNWSYEQLVRIFFQYGEEKFSKQIARKIEAYRENKMIETTGELVELIKEGIPAPARRTGGHPAKRVFQAIRIAVNDELKVFEEALESAIEMVKPGGRISVITFHSLEDRICKTTFKRNSSTPHLPPGLPIIPDEFKPKLKLITRKPILPSDEELEENNRARSAKLRIAEKR; encoded by the coding sequence ATGTTTAAACACGTAACAGTTCTTTTAAAAGAAACAGTAGATGGTTTGGATATAAAACCGGGTGGTACATATGTAGATTGTACGCTAGGTGGTGGAGGACATAGTTCTTATTTATTATCCCAACTAACGGAGGGAGGGAAATTAATTGCATTTGATCAAGATGAGGTTGCGATTCAGAATGCGAAAGAAAAATTTTCTTCTTATGGTGATCAATTTGTAACAGTGAAGAGTAATTTTCGCTATCTATCAGAAAAACTACACGAACTAGGAATAACAGAGGTAGATGGCATTTTATTTGATTTAGGTGTTTCATCCCCGCAATTAGATACACCAGAGCGTGGTTTTAGTTATCATCATGATGCACCCTTAGACATGAGGATGGATCAAGATGCCTCATTAACGGCATATGATGTTGTGAACAACTGGTCATATGAACAACTCGTAAGAATCTTTTTCCAATATGGTGAAGAGAAATTCTCAAAGCAAATTGCAAGGAAAATTGAAGCATATCGCGAGAATAAGATGATTGAAACAACAGGAGAGCTAGTGGAGTTAATTAAAGAAGGAATTCCTGCTCCAGCACGTAGAACAGGGGGACATCCCGCAAAAAGAGTATTCCAAGCGATTCGGATTGCCGTAAATGATGAATTGAAAGTGTTTGAGGAAGCGCTAGAATCTGCGATTGAAATGGTCAAGCCGGGTGGAAGAATTAGTGTCATCACGTTCCATTCGTTAGAAGATCGTATTTGTAAAACAACATTTAAACGAAATAGTTCAACGCCGCATCTCCCTCCGGGGTTACCGATTATTCCAGATGAATTTAAGCCAAAACTAAAGCTTATTACAAGGAAGCCGATTTTACCTTCTGATGAAGAGTTAGAAGAAAATAATCGAGCGCGTTCTGCAAAGTTACGGATTGCTGAAAAACGATAA
- the bshC gene encoding bacillithiol biosynthesis cysteine-adding enzyme BshC: MEIKEISVPLQGVVADYMKGKKEVQAYFDYPLTEDGFGQRLHDLRDKKFFRQDLVAHLLEYNTHLHAGEDTLRNIEALANENTYVVVGGQQAGLLTGPLYTIHKIISILQLAKEKEASLGVRVVPVFWIAGEDHDIDEINHVFVMKNKKIKKTIFHDRHPKKASASESGLSIEDCRKWIQEIFKTYPETNFTKDVLQFVEDTLQNSRTYVDFFARLIMKLFADSGLILVDSHHPILRKLEVSFFKQILSRYKEVQTSLQKQQQLVREQGYKPIIETKSNAVHIFMQIDEERVLLEEENGKFVGKNGAYSYSYEELIAKMERNPERFSNNVVTRPLMQEYIFPTLAFIGGPGEIAYWSELQQVFHVFGFRVPPVVPRLTISYMERDIFTDLHDLRLQERDPFLNDVSMLREEWFSNQIEEPIDKQFIEATERMMDIHTSLQEFVKKVDPGLQSFAEKNERKIKEQIELLERTLKRNVEKKHEVELNKFRRLQYALRPLGAPQERVWNICYYLNQFGLDFVERVMKQSYSWDGKHHVIKL; encoded by the coding sequence ATGGAGATAAAAGAAATCTCTGTTCCACTACAAGGTGTTGTGGCGGACTATATGAAGGGTAAAAAAGAAGTGCAGGCATACTTCGATTATCCGTTGACAGAAGATGGATTCGGACAACGTCTGCATGATTTACGTGATAAGAAGTTTTTCCGACAAGACTTAGTGGCACATTTATTAGAATATAATACTCATTTACATGCTGGAGAGGATACTCTTCGGAATATAGAGGCGCTAGCGAATGAAAATACATATGTTGTTGTTGGGGGACAACAAGCAGGACTATTAACAGGACCTCTTTATACGATACATAAAATCATCTCGATTTTACAGCTTGCCAAAGAAAAAGAAGCTAGTTTAGGAGTCCGCGTCGTTCCTGTTTTTTGGATTGCTGGTGAGGACCACGATATCGATGAAATTAATCATGTATTTGTAATGAAAAATAAAAAAATAAAAAAGACAATTTTTCATGATCGTCATCCGAAAAAGGCGAGTGCGTCTGAATCTGGTCTGTCAATAGAAGACTGTAGAAAGTGGATTCAAGAAATTTTTAAAACATATCCAGAAACGAATTTTACAAAGGATGTATTACAGTTTGTTGAAGATACTTTGCAGAATTCTCGTACATATGTAGATTTCTTTGCGCGTCTTATTATGAAATTGTTTGCGGATTCAGGTTTGATCCTCGTCGATTCCCACCATCCAATCTTAAGAAAATTGGAAGTTTCCTTTTTTAAACAAATATTAAGTCGATATAAAGAAGTGCAGACAAGTCTTCAAAAACAACAGCAATTAGTAAGGGAACAAGGATATAAGCCGATTATTGAAACGAAATCAAATGCAGTACACATATTTATGCAAATTGATGAAGAACGTGTATTGCTAGAGGAAGAGAATGGGAAATTTGTTGGGAAAAATGGTGCATATTCATATTCATATGAAGAATTGATAGCGAAAATGGAGAGAAATCCAGAACGCTTTAGCAATAATGTTGTAACAAGACCACTTATGCAAGAGTATATATTTCCAACATTAGCATTTATTGGAGGGCCCGGTGAAATTGCTTACTGGAGTGAATTACAGCAAGTATTTCATGTGTTTGGTTTCCGTGTGCCTCCCGTTGTTCCAAGACTCACAATTAGTTATATGGAACGCGATATTTTTACAGATTTACACGATTTGCGATTACAAGAGCGGGATCCGTTTTTAAATGACGTAAGTATGTTACGCGAAGAGTGGTTTTCTAACCAAATAGAAGAACCGATTGATAAGCAGTTTATAGAAGCGACAGAGAGAATGATGGATATTCATACCTCTTTACAAGAGTTTGTAAAGAAAGTAGACCCAGGACTACAATCATTTGCTGAGAAGAATGAACGGAAAATTAAAGAGCAAATTGAGTTGCTAGAAAGAACGTTAAAGCGGAATGTTGAGAAAAAACATGAAGTAGAGCTAAATAAATTCCGTCGTTTGCAATATGCGCTTCGTCCATTAGGTGCGCCACAAGAACGGGTATGGAATATATGCTATTATTTAAATCAGTTTGGATTAGACTTTGTTGAACGGGTGATGAAGCAATCCTACTCTTGGGATGGAAAACATCATGTTATAAAATTATAA